A region of the Streptomyces sp. Mut1 genome:
CCCCGGCTACGGCCGGTCCGCCGCGCGACTCCCCGGCGGCGCGGCCCTGTCCGAGCAGGCGGACACCCTCCGCGCCGCCCTGGACGACTACCGGCTCCGCCACCCCGCCGGCGCCGGAGTCCTCCTCGTCGGACACTCCCTGGGCGGTGCCACCGCCCTGCACACGGCCTCACGGTGGACGGACAAAGGACTCCTCGGCGCGGACGTCTCCGGCATCGGCGACCGATGGGCCCCCGCCGCGAAACAACTCGCCGCACGCGGCGGCCGCCTCTCCCACCGCATGCACTGGGGACCCCTCGCCCTCTACCCGCCCGGCACCTTCCGCTCCGCCGACACCCTGATCACGCCCGTCCCCGAGCGGGAGGCCCGCGAAATACTGGACTGGCCCCAGACGTACGCCCGGCTGGCACGGCACGTGCGGGTGCCGGTGCGGTTCACCTTCGCCGAGCACGAACGGTGGTGGCGCAGCGACCCGGAGACCGTACGGGCCATGCTCGGCCGCCTCGGATCCCCGCTGTCCCGGAGCGAACGGCTCCCCGGCGCGGGCCACAACATCAGCCTCGGCCGGACGGCCCGCGCCTATCATCTGCGGGTCCTCGCCTTCCTGGAGGAGTGCCTGACACTCCCGGAAGCCGCGAAGAACCCGCCGGGACCCCGCTGACCGGGCAACTCCCGCCCACCGCACCCGTACCGGAACCCACCCCGCCGAGATCCACTCCACAACCACTGCACAAACCCTTGAGAAACGCACCGAATTCAGTGGGGCAGGACTCGACATACGTTCTCGGATCAGCCATGCGATTCATGCGCACGATACGCTCGCGCCGCTCCAGCGCAATTACTGGAAGCCGACCGCGAACGATGTCCTCCCATGAGTCCCAATGACGGATCACGAGACCGGGGGTCGATTCCTCGTGCGACAGGATCAAGTCGACGTCAAACTTCTGCGCTGGCCTGCGGAATCGGCCAGAAGACGCCAATGCATGGAAGAAGGCCTCCTGCGCCTGCTCATCGTGGAGGGCGGCGGCCCCGCCCCGATCTGCTCCGACACACGCGAGGACTGGGCACGGGCGCCCATCAGCAACGACGACTTACGCGCACGGATGACAGCCCTGCGCGCCAAGTCCTACCCCTTCACCGTACCGACCGTCGACCCGAGCGGTGCGCTGAAGTACCGCGACCGCGTAGTAGCGGTCTCACCTGTGGAAACAGCCTTACTGGACAGCCTGACCGGCTCCTTCCGAGCGCTCGTGGGCCGTGAGGAACTACTGGACCGCCTGGGCGAACGCCAGGCGTGCATCAGCCGCAACGCACTGGACCTGCACATCATGCGCATCCGCCGGCGCATCCAGCCGCTGGGCCTGGCGCTCCAGACCGCCCGGGGCAGGGGCTACATCCTCGCACCGGCCTCCTGACAAAAAGGTACGGCGGAAACATCCCCCGGAAAACAGGATGGAAAGACAGCGGACAGGAACGGCTGACAGGCCCGCCGAGTTCGATGTCCAATGTTTCGGCAGCATGAAGAAACCCGTTGCTCGCGGCATTCTGCCATCCACTCCGATGGGATACTCCATGACCATTCAGCGACCGGCCTCCATCGACCACCGGGAACCCTGGCTCAGGATCGGCACCCGCGAGTTCCGTTCCCGCCTGATCGTCGGAATCGAGCAGTACGATTCCGTCTCCGTGGTGCGGGACGTCCTCACGGTGACCGAAGCCGACATCTTCATCACCACCGTCGACCCGGACAACCGCCGCAGCAGCCTCCTGCTGTCCGACCTGGACGCCGCCCTCGACCTCGACCGGTTCACCTGGATCGGCACCACCTCGTTCGCCCGCTCCAAGGACGGCGCCCTGCGCACGGCCGACGTCCTGCGCGACTCCTGGGGCATCGACATCCTGAAGCTGGACGTACGCGGCGACAACAACATGCCCGACAACCGCCAGACCATCGAAGCCGCCCACGAACTGAGGGCGAAGGGCTGGTCGCTGCTGCCCTTCATCCTGCCCGACCTGAGCACCGCCCTGGCCCTCCAGGACGCGGGCTGTTCGGCGCTGCGCGTCATGGCGGCCCCCGTCGCCTCCGGGCGCGGCATCGTCGACCCCGGCCCCATCCAGGAGATCATCGACGTCCTGAGCATCCCCGTCATCGTCGAAGGCGGCCTCGGCACCGCCCACCACGTCGCCCAGGCCATGGGCATGGGAGCCGCGGCCACCCTCGTCAACACCGCCCTCGTCGAGGCGAAGGACCCGATGAAGATGGCACTGGCCATGCGGCACGCCACCACAGCGGGCCGCTGCGCCTACGAGTCCGGACCGATGGCCGAGACCATCGCGGCCTGAGGAAAGGCCCGCCGGCCCAGCGCCCGACGCCGGCCCGGTGCACACCGCGCAGGAGAGGATGACGTACCCCTGAACCGCCAAGAGGGTTACAGCCCCACCCGGGAACACCCGGGTGGCAGCGCGGCCGGCCCGAACCGGCCACCGCACACGGCCGGGCCGGGCGACCCGTGGCCAGGCGTACCGGCGTTCGTCGCCGGCACCACGGCCGTGGCCGCCATCGGCCTCGCCGCAGGCGGAACAGCCGGCGTCCTGCTCGCCACGGAACTGGCCGGCACGGCCTCGGTGGCCGGACTGCCCGTGGCCCTCCACCTGGGCGGCTCGGCGGCCGGCGCACTCCTGGTGTCCCACCAGGCAGGACGCGGACACCGCGGCCGCGGACTGGCCCTCGGCCTGGTCCTCGGGGCCTTCGGGGCACTGGTCGTCGTCCTCGCCGCCCGGCAGGGCAGCCTCGGCTGGATGCTGGCCGGCAGCGCCCTGCTGGGCATGGCCAACTCCTCCATCTTCCTTCTCCGTTACACCGCGGCCCAGGCCGTGCCGGAAGGCAACCGCGGCAGGGCACTGGGCCTGGTGTTCCTCGCCACCGCCATCGGCGCGGTCATCAGCCCACTGCTGCTCGGCCCCAGCGGCTCCGCCGCACGGGCCGTGGGCCTGCCCACACTGTGCGGCCTGTACCTGGTCGCCTTCGCGGCGTTCGGCTGCTCCGCGCTCCTGCTGGCAGCGGGCTGCTCCCCGCGCACACCCGTACTGGGACGGGCCGCCGGCGTGCTCGCCTCCGGCACGAAACCCGCACGCGGCACCCTCCGGCTGGGCGCCGCACTGCGGGAGCCGGCAGCCGTGGTGGCCATGAGCGCGCTGGCCGGGGCCAACTTCATCATGGTCGGCATCATGACGATCACCCCGGTGCACCTCAGCCAGCACGGCGCGAGCACCGGCGTGGTCGGCTCCTTCGTGGCGCTGCACGTCGTCGGCATGTTCGCCCCCGCCCCCCTCGTCGGACGACTCGCCGACCGCCACGGGCCCGTACCCGTCGTCCTCATCGGCGCCGTGATCTCCCTCGTGGCCTGCGCACTCGGCGGCTTCAGCACAGGCCCCACAACGATGACCACCGCGCACCTCGTCCTGGCGGGCCTCGGCTGGAACTTCGGCGTGGTCGGCGCCAGCACACTGCTGACCGGCGCGGTCCCAGGACAGCTACGCCCCTACGTCGAGGGGATCGGCGAAGCCACGATGGGCGCCGCCGCCATGGTCGTCGCCCCCCTCGTGGCCCTCTTCCCCGGCGCCTGGGGATACCAGCTCCTGGCGCTCTGCGCCCTCGCACTCACAGCCCTCGCCCTCGCCCGCATGCGCGTCCCCGCCTCCGGCCCGCTCGCCTAGACATCAAGGATGCCGACATGAAAATTCTGACCTGCAGCAACAGCTGCCCCCAGTGGACGGACGGACAGCTCAACCCCCGCTCCGCGGGCGGGCTCGTCCCCATGCTGATCGCCCTGCTCGACGAACACGGCGGCGACTGGATCTTCACCTCACCCCCCGGCGACGACCTGCCCGCATCGGTGACCCTGGCCGGCGGCGTCACCCTGCACCCCATGGGCCTGGACGAGGACCTGCGCCGCCACCACTACGACACCATCTCCATCCAGCTGTTGCTGGGACTCCTGCACTACATGCACGACACGTCCGTCGAACCCGTCTTCGACAGCAGGCTCGCCGACGCATGGGCGGGCTACGAGACCGTGAACCGGCTGTACGCGCAGCGGCTCACCACCCTGTCCGCCGACACCGCCGACGAACTGATCCTCATCAACGACCCGCACCTCATGCTCGTCCCGGAGTTCTTCACCGCGGGCAAGACCTCCAGGCAGAGCAAGCTCACCTACTTCCTCGGCACACCCTGGTGCGAGCCCGACTACTTCACCCTCCTGCCGGGACACGTCCGCACCCGGATCCTGGAATCCCTCCTCACCTGCGACACCGTCGGCTTCCACGCCCGCCGCTGGACCGACGCATTCGCCGCCTGCTGCGCCAGGTTCCTGCCCGACGCCGTCATCGAGGGCGACACCGTCGTGCACCGGGGCCACCGCACCCGCCTGGTGTCCTCCCCGTTCCCGCTCGACGTACAGGTGCTGGACACGATGGTGGAGGAACCCGCCACCGCGTCATGGACCCAGCGGCTGACGGAGATGGCGGACGGCCGGCGCGTGATGGTGCGGGCCGACCGGATCGACCTCTGGAAGAACATGCCCCGCGGGTTCGCCGCCTTCGAAGCGGCCCTGGAACGCTCCCCGGAACTCGCCGAAACCACCTGGTTCCTCGCCATCGGCACCTCGCCCAGCCGCGCGTCCGCCCGCCACCTCGCCTACCAGCGGCTCACCGAGGAGGCGATCCAACGGGTCAACGACCGCTTCGGGAAACCCGGCCGGCCGGTGGCCACCCTCCTCCAGCCCGGCAAGGGCCGCGACTCGCGCAACTGCGTCGTCGCCGCCCTGCTCATGAGCACCGCGGCGATCGTCAACTCCACCTACGACGGCCTCAACCTGTTCGCCAAGGAGGCCGCCTACCTGCTGGACGACTCCGCTTCGCTGCTCCTGTCGGTCAACGCGGGCATCCACGAACAGCTCGGCCCGTTCGCCCGCGCCATCGACCCCTTCGACATCGACCAGAGCAGCCGCGTCATCGAGGCCGCGCTGAACACGGCCGCCGACGGCACCGGCCCCGCCGAGAAGCGCCGCGCACTGCTGCGCTCGGAGACCGCCGAGGAGTGGCTCACCTCGGTCTTCCCCAGCTGACCCCGGGCGACCGCGCGTCGTGGTGCCGCGTCCTCCACGCGGCACCACGACGCGTCCGACAGGGTTGAATTCACGGGGTGAAAACAAGGGTTGACGTCTGCTGCTCTCCGCCCTGGAGGTACAGACACATGGCTCCGAGCCGAAGCCGAGGGGCTCAAGGCGGTCCGCTTCCAGGACGGCCCTGCGGTATTACGCCGTAATACCGAGCCGCCGAAGGAGGTTCACCTGCCTGGAGGCGCGCGGCTTCCGCGCCCGCAGACAGGTGGAGGCGGGCGTCACGTGATGTCGGCGGTCGTGGCGGACTTCTCCGCCCGCATCCGCTTCGACTCCTCGATCTTGTAGTCGACCAGCAGCTCTGTCAGCTTGCGCCGGGCCGGTACATCGAGCTGCGCGACGATGAGGGCGGTCAGGGTGTGGGGGTCGGTCGAGGGCAGCGGGGCGGCGGGGCCGGTGGCCGGCGCCTGCTGCTCGGCGGGACGTGACTTCTTCGCCCTGGTGGCCTTCAGCCGCTGGAGGTGGGCCTCCTGCTCCTCGGCCTTCTTCTTGCCGACCAGGCGCAGGGTGGCCGCGGACTCCTCGCCCGACTGGAGCTTTTCCTTGAGCGCGGGCGTCAGGGTCAGCAGCGCGAGGCGCTGGGAGACCCAGCCCTGGGAGCGGTGGAGGCGGGCCGCGAGGGCCTCCTGCGTGCCGTGGATCCGCAGGAGCTGTTCGAGGGCCCTGGCCTCGTCCAGGTGGTTGAGTTCCTGGCGGTGGATGTTGGCGACGAGGGCCGACTCCAGTATCTCGTCGGGGTTGCTGCCGAGTTCGTCGTCGAGCATCACCTTGATCCGGGCGACGCCCGCCTCGCGGGCCGCCGCCAGGCGGGAGTTGCCGTCGATGACGACGTACTTGGTGCCGGGTTCCAGGTCGTCTTCCCGCCCCGGGTTGCCTTCGAGGTAGGCGAACCGGCCCATGATGCTGACGGCGGTCTTCTGGCCGTGGTCGCGCAGGCTGTTGCCGAGGTCGGTGAGGTCACCGAGGTCGGACCTGGGGTTGTCGGGGTTGAGGCTGATGACGTCGACGGGCAGGTCGACCGGGGGAGGGGCCCCCTCGGTCGGTGCGGCTGCCACCTGGTTGATGGCGGCGCGGCGGGCACTGATGGACTGGGTCTGGCCGAAGGAGGCGCCGGCGCCGAGCCGGGATGCCTTGCTCATGAGATCTCCCGTGCGAGTGCGCGCATGCCGACCGCCTGGTCACAGCGGGGTGAGTACGCGAGCAGGGGCTGCTTCACACGTACCGCCTCCTTCTGCTCCTTCAGGTCTCCGATGACTCCGACGACCCGGGGGTCCTTGATGTCCATCCAGGAGCTGAGGGAGGAGGTGGCGATGTAGCCGCGGCGTGCGTCGTAGTGGTTGACGACGATGCCGAGGTAGTCGAGTTCGAGGTGCATGTCGTTGCGGAGGTCCTCGATCTGCGAGGTGAGGAGCCCGTAGGCGTCGGCGGAGCTGTCCTCGGCCTGGACGACGACGAGGACACCGGAGTTGCCCGGGGCCTCGCCCTGCCGGCGGCGCCCGTAGTACGCGGCGGCGTCCATGCTGAGCCCGAGGCTCGGCGGGCAGTCGATGATCACGGCGTCGTAGTCCCCCTCGATCGCCGACAGGGCCCGTTCCAGCGCCGCCTCGCGCGCCCGGACCGCGGAGAGCTTGACGTCGAGGAGGAAGGCGTCGGTGCAGGCGGGCAGCAGATGGAGCCGGTCGCCGAAGCGGGGGTCCTCCACCGGTACGACGAGATCGGCGAGCCGGCCCATCGCCTCACCGGCCATGTGCTTGGTGAGGCTGTCGCCCTCGATGGGCAGCGGCTGGTGGCCGAGCTGCTTGGTGAGGTGGCACTGCGGGTCGAAGTCGACGAGGAGAACACGCAGCCCGAGCCCGGGAAGGTCCTCGTGGTCGAGAGACGAACTCTCCTCGCCCCCGAAGAGCGCCGCCGCGAAGTGCTTGGAGATGCGGACGGGGTGGAGCGCGTCGGCATCCTCGGCAAGCGCTTCGCCGGTACCGGCGGCGATGGCGGTCTTGCCCACGCCGCCCTTCTGGTTGCAGGTGATGATGCGCTTGGGGTGCTCCGGTCGTACGGCGGTGGGCGCGGGGTTCGTCTCCAGCCACATGACGACCGACTGGGCGAGCCCCTGAATGAGCGACACCCCGCGGGAGGCGCAGTCGGTGCGGAACTCCTCCCACTGCCCGTCGGGGAGAAAGGTGGCGAAGGATTTGGCACCGGCCGTGTCGACGGAGGACAGGTTGGAGCCGAGCCGCCGCCAGGCCCTGATGCCGGCTTCGACGGCGTGCTGGATGTCGACGTTGTGCTGGGCGGCCCGGATCTTCAGATCCTGCTGCAACACCGAGGGCAGCTTGGAGACGACCTTCTCGCGGTCGCCGGGGGAGGGCGAAGTCATAGGAGTCACCTTACTAACTTTGGTGATCCTTTCCGACACCAGCACGTTAGTTGTGTCGTTGAGGAGGTCCTCCGCGCTGGGAAAGGCGGGGCTCGCGTTCAGGAGGGCTTCCGGTACCGCGGACTCCTTCACGGAGAGGCCGAGTCGGCGATCCCCGGGGCCGGCGGTCCGGCGTACCGGATCGATTCCGATACCCGCCGTGCGCAGGGTGCGGGGCCGGGCGGCGGGGGTGTCGTTCCGGCGGCTGGTCCGAAAGCACGTGGAGCGGCACCCGGGTGGGCGACTACGCGGGTACCTCCGGCCGCTACACGAACGCGCCGAAGGGCGGCCTCACCCGGACCGGCGACGGCGGGTTCGCCGTGACCGGGACCGGTGGCGTCGCACCGTGGGCCGGCCCGGTCGTGCTCACGGCGTGGACCCGACCGCGCTGCTGACCGGTGACCTGCTGCTGCACAGGCGCGACGCGTAGCCGGCTCGGCTATTACGCCGTAATGGCCGAGCCGCCAGAGCCGCCGCCAGAGCCGCCGCCCGTCCCGTCGGTTCGCCCCGTCAGTTCGCGGCGTCAGCCGTCGCGGTCAGCCCCCGCTGCGAACGCGGCGTCTTGTCGCCGACCCGCTTCGGCTCGATGGTGCTCGGGTCGACCGCTTCGCCGGGCGCGCCCTCGTGGTACGGGCCGTCGGGGTCGGCGTCGCGGTCATGGGGGAGCAGGAAGAAGACCCGGCGCAGATGGAGACCGCTGTCGGGGTCGGCCTCCGTGTGCGACTCCAGCTCCGTGTAGCCGACCATGCGGCCGTCCCGCTCGTAACGGGGCTTCCCCCGGCGACGGGTGGTCTTGTCGAGGGCCTGGCGCACGTAGTCGAGGTTGTCGGGGTTCTCCAGCCAGACCACGGCGTTCTCGTGGTGGAGGTCGCTCTCGTTCAGCAGCGAGCTCATGGCTGCAGCCCCTTTGTGTTTCGGCCGGCCGGGAGAGGGCCGGGATGGGTGTGAGCACGTTCCCTGGTGGGGGCACCGTGTTCATGGTAGGCCGAGGCGGCGGATGTGCGCCGGGCGCGTGGGTCAGGCATGGCCGGTCCGGGAGTCGTCGTCGGTGAGGAGCCCGAGGCCCGGGTAGTACTTCTTGCCGCTGGACTTCATCATGTCGGCGGGCGAGGCGAGGGAGAGTTCCTGGCGGACCCGGGTCGCGAACGCGCGTGCCGTCGCGGGCCGGATGCCCTCACCGGCACTGCACCAGCTGCAGTACGTCGCGTACAACAGCCCCTGCTCCACCCGGAGATCGGTGGTGTGGGTGGTGCAGCACTCGGTGAGGAAGCGGCCGATGTGGTCCTCGGTGGTGGCGTACGCGGCGGTGGCGGTTCGGACGGTGGCGGGCCCGTCGAGCGGGTCACGGGTCGCGAGATAGAGCTTGGCGCCCTCGATGAGCCACTGCAGGATGCCGGGGCCCTCGCTCTGGACCAGTTCCTTGGCGAGGTTGTCGATCTTGCGGGCGGCGGGGACGACGCGCTCGAAGGGGATGAGCCGGATCCGCCGCCAGAACGCGTGACCGCCGGTGCCGACCTCGGGGCGGTGGTTGCCGAGCAGCCAGAGCTTGTGGGTCGGGTTGAAGCTGAAGAAGTCCTGCCGCATACGACGGGCCATGATGCGGTCGCCGCCGGTCAGGAGCTTCACACGGGATTCGTCGAACTTGTCGTTCGGCTTGAGTTCGGAGCAGACGACGATGCGCCGGCCGTGGAGTTCGGTCAGCTCGGTGGAATGCTCGGAGAACTTGCCCTTCTCCATCAGGAACCCCGGCGGGGCGGCCTGCGCGTAGTCGCCGAGGATCTGCGTCATGACGTCGAGGAGGACGGACTTGCCGTTGGCGCCGGTCCCGTAGAGAAAAGGAAGCACCTGGGCCCCGACGTCACCCGTCACGGAGTAGCCGAGGAGCAGATGGAGGAAGTGGATGGTCTCCTCGCCCTTGGCGTCGTCACCGAAGGTGTCGTGGAGGAAACGGTGCCAGCGCGGGGTGGGCGTCGCCTCGGGAGCCACACTCGTGGCACGGGAGTGCATGTCGCCCACGGGGTCGGGCTTGTGGAGGTGCCCGGTGTGGAGGTCGACGACACCGGCAGGGGTGCACAGCGCGTACGGATCGCCGTCCAGGACATCCGGATCCAGGGCGAGCGCGGGGGAGGCCTTGGCCTGGGTGAGCATCGCCTTGATACCGGGGGTCGACATGGAACGCCGCCGGTGGGAGCTGAGTTCCCGGTCGGTGAACTGACCGGAGGGGTCGGTCGCGGGCATCTGCTCGGCCAGATCGCCCGCCGCCCAGACAGCGGCCTTCTCACCCCCGGTGCGCTTCCAGCGGTACTGGTCCCAGTGGTACCAGCCCAGCCCCTCGACGTGGCGGAACTGGTCGCCGAACATGACCGCGAACAGCTTGGCATTGCCCCGGTCGGTCAGGAGCGAGGGCAGCCGCCCCCCGGACGGCGCCGGCTCGGGCACCGCGGAGGCGTTCTGCTGAGCGGGCAGGCCGGGTAGTCCGCCCTCCTCTTCGAGAGCGAGCATCTGCTGCGCTGCGGCAGTGGCGTCGAAGCGCGGGCTGCTGTCGGCGCTGCTCATGGGCGTCCTTCGGGATGGAACGGGCGGGCTGCGCCGGCGGACAGGGCGGAAGCGATGACGGTGAGGCTGTGCCGGCTGCGGTGCGGCCGCGCGCGGTCGGCGGCCGCGGTCAGCAGGTCCTGTGCCTGGCTCTCGGTGAGGTGCCCGCCGGCCACCAGGCCACCGGCGGTGTAGGCGGCCCGGTTCAGCTTCTCGGTGAAGGCCGTCCCCTCGGCCGCCGCCCCGCAGGCCTCGACTTCGGCGAGCAACGGCTCCAGCAGCCGCGTGGCGCGCCGTTCGCCGCGTGCGGCCCGCACGGGCCGTGGCCGGGGCGCGGGGACCTGTACGGGGGCGGGGCGGGGCGTATGGCCGGTACGCCGGAGCTCGGCGGCGAGCCAGTCGGGCAGGGGCGCGGGGAGACGGGCCGCGCCGACCGGGGTGTAGGTGCCGGCGGGGGTGCGGGTGGCCGGGGTCACGATGTAGCCGCCGACGGCACGGACATCGACCTGCCAGGCCAGGGCGACCTTGGGGCTGGACCCGACCGACGACCGGTAGCTCGGCCCGTCGCGATCGGTGCGGTACCAGACGTGGAGGCCTCCGGAGGGCGTACGGACGCGGAGCGTCGACGCGTCGTCCGCCGGACTCGGCCGGCCGCGCAGCGCCGCGAGGAGGGCCAGGGTGTCGAACCCGGAGGCCAGGCCCGCCAGGTTGACGCTCTCGTGGATGGGGATGCCGGGCAGGAGCCGGTCGCGGTGCGGGACTTCGGCACTGTGGGCGTCGACGTCCAGTACGACGAGCCCGGCCGGGCCGCACGAGACCCCGACCCCCAGCGCGGGGTTGACGCCCCACCAGGCCGCCAGCAGCTCCGGGTCCGTGGTCGCCGCGTGAAAGCCGTGACACCACTTGCCCGCCGGAAGACAGGGGCAGTCGGCCGGACGGTGGTGGTCCTTGCGGCAGGCCGGACAGTTGCCCGCGGGAGTCTTGCGGCCGGCGGCCAGCGGATGGACCGGCCAGCCGTGGCCCGCACACCAACGGGCCATGTCGAAGGGACTCGTGGTTCCCGCCGCACGCGGGCCACTGGTCTCGCTTTGACGCGGCACGCTGATTCGTCCTTGCCGAGGGCCAACAGGTTGTTTCAGTCCCTGGAAGAAAGACCAGGTCACAGCGTTTCCGCTGCGAGACAGAGGGACTGAAGGGACTGAGTTTTCCAATCGGGTCAGAGCCTACAACAGCAGCCTCCGCGCACGTGGGACTGTTTCCTTCCGCGAGTCCCTTCAGTCCCTTGACCACCTGCGGGAGTTGCGCCGCACCGCCGCCGGAACCCGACGCGGCGGCCGGCGAGCAGGCCGGGCGTGTCGGCCGTCGCACCCCGGACGCGAAGCGAGGGACCGAAGAGGGACGGAAGAGGGACCGAAGGGACTGGACCCTTTCGGTCCCTCTTCGGTCCCTCCAACAAAACCGCAGGTCACAGCGTTTTACGGGATAAAGCGAGGGACTGAAGGGACTGAGAGTCAGTAGTTATGAACGGCTCAGGAGTACAGGGGGTAAATAAGGGGAGAATAGGGTGGTTTGTCTCGCGTGCGCGCATACACGCGCACGCATAATGACTGGAACAGGGAAGTTGAGTCCCTTCAGTCCCTTCGGACCCTCTCCAGCACCCACTCCAAGCCTCTGACCTGGCCTTTTCTCAGAGGGACCGAAAAGGGACCGAAGCAAGAGGGACCGAAGGCCCACCAACGCCCGACAACAGAACCGCCCGCCGCCCGCCCCGCCGGACCCGGTGGAGAGGGCTAGAAAGCCGCCGTCCTGTCCTCGCTGCGAGGGTCGACCACTTGGTGCTCGGCGTACAGACCCGCCCGCGCCGCCCGCCGCCAGGGGCGCGCGTAGGCAACCGCCTCGACGGCCGCCTCTGAACCGTCGTCAAGGTCCACGACGGCCACCGACGGCGAGCCCCCCGCAGGGCATTGCGCAAGCCAGTCACCGTTGGGGGCGACGATCCCTGACCGCGTGGCGGCACTGTCCTGTACGGGCACAGCCAGACTGACCCAGTAACTGTTGACCGCGGCGTGCCCCTGAGCCTGCGCGGCGGTGTTGCCGAGAGTGCCGCCGGTGGAGAACAGGACGCAGTCGGCATCCAGCCTCTCGTACTCCGCGAACAACTCCGGATAGTGGATCTCCATACCGAGCAGGCACCCGAACCGCACACCATCGACGTCAAAGGTGACAGGCGCCCTGCCCGGCGAGTACATGTACGAGACCTTCGTCTTCGACAACAGGCGCTCGTCGTAACGCGTGACGACCTCGCCCCGATCGGAGACGACGTAGAGGCTGTTGTGCGGGCGGTGCGGACCGGTCAGACGATGCACCGACGAGACCACCGACCACAACCCCAGCTCACGGGCGGTCTCGGCGATCGCGGCCAACTCCGACCGGAGCACGGACCATTGGCACCGCTCCCAGTCCGCCGGACCCACCGCACCGGGGCCGGCGACAGACATGACCCGCTTGTCGGGAAAGCAGATCGCCCCCTCAGGGAAATGCACGACCCGCGCCCCCTGCCCGGCGGCCTCACGCATCAGAGCACGGACCCCACGCCCGCTCTCACGCAGCGCCTCCGCGTCCCCGGGATCATTGCGCACGAGGGACTGCGCCACGGCGAGCCGTACGCTCCCCGGCGCACTCTCCGACGGAGCCGCCCGGAAATGCCGCAGGGCGGACGTATAGGACTCACCGGTCTTCGCGGAGCGGGCCCGCACCTGGTGCTTGAAATTCCTACGCGAGGTCATTCGCTGCCTTCCACGCCCGGAGCGACGGCCCCCCAGCAGCGCCGCCCGAGGCGATCGGGCTGCACGAACGACCTGAGACACTGGTCCCTT
Encoded here:
- a CDS encoding MFS transporter, with amino-acid sequence MAAIGLAAGGTAGVLLATELAGTASVAGLPVALHLGGSAAGALLVSHQAGRGHRGRGLALGLVLGAFGALVVVLAARQGSLGWMLAGSALLGMANSSIFLLRYTAAQAVPEGNRGRALGLVFLATAIGAVISPLLLGPSGSAARAVGLPTLCGLYLVAFAAFGCSALLLAAGCSPRTPVLGRAAGVLASGTKPARGTLRLGAALREPAAVVAMSALAGANFIMVGIMTITPVHLSQHGASTGVVGSFVALHVVGMFAPAPLVGRLADRHGPVPVVLIGAVISLVACALGGFSTGPTTMTTAHLVLAGLGWNFGVVGASTLLTGAVPGQLRPYVEGIGEATMGAAAMVVAPLVALFPGAWGYQLLALCALALTALALARMRVPASGPLA
- a CDS encoding ParA family protein — protein: MTSPSPGDREKVVSKLPSVLQQDLKIRAAQHNVDIQHAVEAGIRAWRRLGSNLSSVDTAGAKSFATFLPDGQWEEFRTDCASRGVSLIQGLAQSVVMWLETNPAPTAVRPEHPKRIITCNQKGGVGKTAIAAGTGEALAEDADALHPVRISKHFAAALFGGEESSSLDHEDLPGLGLRVLLVDFDPQCHLTKQLGHQPLPIEGDSLTKHMAGEAMGRLADLVVPVEDPRFGDRLHLLPACTDAFLLDVKLSAVRAREAALERALSAIEGDYDAVIIDCPPSLGLSMDAAAYYGRRRQGEAPGNSGVLVVVQAEDSSADAYGLLTSQIEDLRNDMHLELDYLGIVVNHYDARRGYIATSSLSSWMDIKDPRVVGVIGDLKEQKEAVRVKQPLLAYSPRCDQAVGMRALAREIS
- a CDS encoding trehalose-6-phosphate synthase, with product MKILTCSNSCPQWTDGQLNPRSAGGLVPMLIALLDEHGGDWIFTSPPGDDLPASVTLAGGVTLHPMGLDEDLRRHHYDTISIQLLLGLLHYMHDTSVEPVFDSRLADAWAGYETVNRLYAQRLTTLSADTADELILINDPHLMLVPEFFTAGKTSRQSKLTYFLGTPWCEPDYFTLLPGHVRTRILESLLTCDTVGFHARRWTDAFAACCARFLPDAVIEGDTVVHRGHRTRLVSSPFPLDVQVLDTMVEEPATASWTQRLTEMADGRRVMVRADRIDLWKNMPRGFAAFEAALERSPELAETTWFLAIGTSPSRASARHLAYQRLTEEAIQRVNDRFGKPGRPVATLLQPGKGRDSRNCVVAALLMSTAAIVNSTYDGLNLFAKEAAYLLDDSASLLLSVNAGIHEQLGPFARAIDPFDIDQSSRVIEAALNTAADGTGPAEKRRALLRSETAEEWLTSVFPS
- a CDS encoding ParB/RepB/Spo0J family partition protein produces the protein MSKASRLGAGASFGQTQSISARRAAINQVAAAPTEGAPPPVDLPVDVISLNPDNPRSDLGDLTDLGNSLRDHGQKTAVSIMGRFAYLEGNPGREDDLEPGTKYVVIDGNSRLAAAREAGVARIKVMLDDELGSNPDEILESALVANIHRQELNHLDEARALEQLLRIHGTQEALAARLHRSQGWVSQRLALLTLTPALKEKLQSGEESAATLRLVGKKKAEEQEAHLQRLKATRAKKSRPAEQQAPATGPAAPLPSTDPHTLTALIVAQLDVPARRKLTELLVDYKIEESKRMRAEKSATTADIT
- a CDS encoding thiamine biosynthesis protein ThiG; amino-acid sequence: MTIQRPASIDHREPWLRIGTREFRSRLIVGIEQYDSVSVVRDVLTVTEADIFITTVDPDNRRSSLLLSDLDAALDLDRFTWIGTTSFARSKDGALRTADVLRDSWGIDILKLDVRGDNNMPDNRQTIEAAHELRAKGWSLLPFILPDLSTALALQDAGCSALRVMAAPVASGRGIVDPGPIQEIIDVLSIPVIVEGGLGTAHHVAQAMGMGAAATLVNTALVEAKDPMKMALAMRHATTAGRCAYESGPMAETIAA
- a CDS encoding helix-turn-helix domain-containing protein — protein: MEEGLLRLLIVEGGGPAPICSDTREDWARAPISNDDLRARMTALRAKSYPFTVPTVDPSGALKYRDRVVAVSPVETALLDSLTGSFRALVGREELLDRLGERQACISRNALDLHIMRIRRRIQPLGLALQTARGRGYILAPAS
- a CDS encoding DUF6009 family protein; this encodes MSSLLNESDLHHENAVVWLENPDNLDYVRQALDKTTRRRGKPRYERDGRMVGYTELESHTEADPDSGLHLRRVFFLLPHDRDADPDGPYHEGAPGEAVDPSTIEPKRVGDKTPRSQRGLTATADAAN
- a CDS encoding alpha/beta hydrolase, translating into MDHEQEAANSSVPAPATGTPPVRTVTLHGNGVTLSGLLAEPAREPRALLVALHGGGMRAGYFDGRADPATSLLTLAASCGYTALAVDRPGYGRSAARLPGGAALSEQADTLRAALDDYRLRHPAGAGVLLVGHSLGGATALHTASRWTDKGLLGADVSGIGDRWAPAAKQLAARGGRLSHRMHWGPLALYPPGTFRSADTLITPVPEREAREILDWPQTYARLARHVRVPVRFTFAEHERWWRSDPETVRAMLGRLGSPLSRSERLPGAGHNISLGRTARAYHLRVLAFLEECLTLPEAAKNPPGPR